The Halorientalis sp. IM1011 genome window below encodes:
- a CDS encoding geranylgeranyl reductase family protein yields the protein MYDFVVVGAGPAGSRFARRAADDGFDVLVFEQGQVGEPLACSGHVSTDVWEYTPPGAREDLLQNEVSGARFHTGGPDSEAYPFYKEEVISNVIDRVGLDRTLAAAARDAGADLREEHTVVDVTEGRDAVRVRARGPNGTDTYEARMVAGADGPKSRVRSELDLPDPTEMLHGVLGFTDEPDHDDFVDVHLTVPEFFAWRIPRGEAGVEYGLAVPPGDDVRARFEEFTDAYGVETDRRCSGLIPVGPPPRVTGRRSFLLGDAAAQTKPFTGGGILYGMTAADHAAREIDPVDPGTLGDYEDAWRADLRTEIRLGKLIRAGYSVPEPIQRAGLWAFSGEIGVHMDRPTTLFSTEQLRKLFS from the coding sequence ATGTACGACTTCGTGGTGGTGGGGGCCGGGCCGGCGGGCTCGCGGTTCGCGCGCCGGGCCGCCGACGACGGGTTCGACGTGCTCGTCTTCGAGCAGGGGCAGGTCGGCGAGCCGCTGGCCTGTTCCGGCCACGTCAGCACGGACGTCTGGGAGTACACCCCACCCGGTGCCCGCGAGGACCTCCTCCAGAACGAGGTGTCCGGCGCGCGCTTTCACACGGGCGGCCCGGACAGCGAGGCGTATCCCTTCTACAAGGAGGAAGTCATCTCGAACGTCATCGACCGAGTGGGGCTGGATCGGACGCTGGCCGCGGCCGCGCGTGACGCCGGCGCGGACCTCCGGGAGGAACACACGGTCGTCGACGTGACCGAGGGACGGGACGCGGTGCGGGTCCGGGCGCGCGGGCCGAACGGGACCGACACCTACGAGGCGCGCATGGTGGCCGGCGCGGACGGCCCGAAGTCCCGCGTGCGCTCGGAACTGGACCTCCCCGACCCCACGGAGATGCTCCACGGCGTCCTCGGGTTCACCGACGAACCGGATCACGACGACTTCGTCGACGTGCACCTCACGGTTCCCGAGTTCTTCGCGTGGCGCATCCCCCGCGGCGAGGCCGGCGTCGAGTACGGACTGGCCGTGCCGCCGGGCGACGACGTGCGGGCGCGCTTCGAGGAGTTCACCGACGCGTACGGCGTCGAGACCGATCGGCGGTGTTCCGGACTGATCCCCGTCGGACCGCCGCCCAGAGTGACTGGCCGGCGGAGTTTCCTGCTCGGTGACGCGGCCGCTCAGACCAAACCGTTCACCGGTGGCGGCATCCTCTACGGGATGACGGCCGCAGACCACGCCGCCCGGGAAATCGACCCCGTCGATCCGGGGACGCTGGGGGACTACGAGGACGCCTGGCGGGCCGACCTGCGGACGGAGATTCGGCTCGGGAAGCTGATTCGTGCGGGCTACTCGGTGCCCGAACCGATCCAGCGCGCCGGGCTCTGGGCGTTCTCGGGCGAGATCGGCGTCCACATGGACCGGCCGACGACGCTGTTTTCGACCGAGCAACTCAGGAAGCTGTTCAGTTAG
- a CDS encoding aminomethyltransferase family protein produces the protein MTVLEAVHEAHGATFREQGGRRVVDHYGRPERTHAAVRRVVGVCEFGYGVVTVTGDDRIEFVDNAVSNRVPTADGEGVYALLLDPQGKVTTDMYVYNAGERLLVFTPPARAEPIAEDWAGKTFVQDVEIDLATDEFATFGVHGPKATEKIASVLNGAASPDQPLAFVRGSMGDYGVTVVRDDGLAGEEGYTVVCTADAARDVFDTLENRGMNAAPFGYRTWESLTLEAGTPLFDTELEGEIPNVVGVRNALDFEKGCYVGQEVVSRVENRGQPSRRLVGLTVEAVPEAGAAVFAGDSAVGEVTRAVDSPTREEPLALALVDYDTSGPLTVRVDGEERDATVADLPFVEGSDLSARLPTYPDA, from the coding sequence ATGACCGTTCTCGAAGCCGTCCACGAGGCCCACGGTGCGACTTTCAGAGAGCAGGGCGGCCGCCGCGTCGTCGATCACTACGGCCGGCCCGAGCGAACCCACGCCGCCGTCCGGCGCGTCGTCGGCGTCTGTGAGTTCGGCTACGGCGTCGTCACCGTCACCGGCGACGACCGGATCGAGTTCGTCGACAACGCCGTCTCCAACCGCGTCCCGACCGCCGACGGCGAGGGCGTCTACGCCCTCCTGCTCGACCCCCAGGGGAAGGTGACGACCGACATGTACGTCTACAACGCCGGCGAGCGCCTGCTCGTGTTCACGCCGCCGGCCCGCGCCGAACCCATCGCCGAGGACTGGGCCGGGAAGACCTTCGTGCAGGACGTCGAGATCGACCTCGCCACCGACGAGTTCGCCACCTTCGGCGTCCACGGCCCGAAAGCCACCGAGAAGATCGCCAGCGTCCTCAACGGCGCGGCCTCGCCCGACCAGCCCCTCGCATTCGTCCGCGGGTCGATGGGCGACTACGGCGTCACCGTCGTCCGTGACGACGGCCTCGCCGGCGAGGAAGGCTACACCGTCGTCTGCACCGCCGACGCCGCCCGCGACGTGTTCGATACCCTCGAAAACCGCGGGATGAACGCCGCCCCCTTCGGCTACCGTACCTGGGAGTCGTTGACGCTGGAGGCAGGGACACCCCTTTTCGACACCGAACTCGAAGGCGAAATTCCAAACGTCGTCGGCGTGCGCAACGCGCTCGACTTCGAGAAGGGCTGTTACGTCGGCCAGGAAGTCGTCTCCCGCGTCGAGAACCGCGGCCAGCCCAGCCGCCGCCTCGTCGGCCTCACCGTCGAGGCCGTCCCCGAGGCCGGCGCGGCGGTCTTCGCCGGCGACAGCGCGGTCGGCGAGGTCACTCGCGCCGTCGACAGCCCCACCCGCGAGGAACCCCTCGCGCTGGCGCTGGTCGACTACGACACGAGCGGTCCCCTCACCGTTAGAGTCGACGGGGAGGAGCGAGACGCAACGGTGGCCGACCTCCCGTTCGTCGAGGGATCCGACCTCTCGGCACGGCTGCCGACCTACCCCGACGCGTGA
- a CDS encoding DUF6432 family protein, translated as MRAKREYRDRDETQVAVLDALADRRDDGMTVFELRSRVDADIDELESALADLKADGLIEATEEDERTVILPEDHVIGQYDPDEERSLLDRIRSWLGR; from the coding sequence ATGAGAGCCAAGCGGGAGTACCGCGACCGTGACGAGACCCAAGTCGCGGTGCTCGACGCTCTCGCGGATCGCCGCGACGACGGGATGACGGTGTTCGAACTTCGGTCGCGGGTGGACGCGGACATCGACGAACTGGAGAGCGCCCTCGCCGACCTCAAAGCAGACGGGCTGATCGAGGCCACCGAGGAGGACGAACGCACCGTCATCCTCCCCGAGGACCACGTCATCGGGCAGTACGACCCGGACGAGGAGCGCTCCCTGCTCGACCGGATCCGCTCCTGGCTCGGCCGCTGA
- a CDS encoding DUF5611 family protein, which produces MREYKMRRGEHLEERVPDMKAKIEDFFGDVSGTEEYKGSDLYVVEDPDNPVFDRITAGTVEYDGKKDKLGVDFVERPAEDVIAEGKADAAADAVDAKNDFLEECTGRDAKSRRDSMKRSVEDDAETPDNV; this is translated from the coding sequence ATGCGGGAGTACAAGATGCGTCGGGGCGAACACCTCGAAGAGCGAGTACCGGATATGAAGGCCAAGATCGAGGACTTCTTCGGCGACGTGTCCGGCACCGAGGAGTACAAGGGCAGTGACCTATACGTCGTCGAGGACCCGGACAACCCGGTCTTCGACCGTATCACCGCCGGCACCGTCGAGTACGACGGGAAGAAGGACAAACTGGGCGTCGACTTCGTGGAACGCCCCGCCGAGGACGTCATCGCGGAGGGCAAGGCCGACGCCGCGGCCGACGCCGTCGACGCGAAAAACGACTTCCTCGAGGAGTGTACGGGTCGAGACGCCAAGAGCCGCCGTGACTCGATGAAACGCTCGGTCGAAGACGACGCCGAAACCCCCGACAACGTCTGA
- a CDS encoding methyltransferase domain-containing protein codes for MGTSHRGVTRIEEYYTESRFDYRLLWALEDSHGLHAGYHDGSDRSHAEAVEHMNRELAERAGIGPDDHVLDCGCGVGGSSVWLAAERGATVTGVDLVPLQLRAARNLAAEQGVEDRATFARADFTDMPVPDDSVDVVWGIEAICHAEDKAEFVAEAARVLRPGGRLIVADGFRAVESMTPDERESMRAWLDGWAVPNLATLDGFGAELADAGFTAVETADETEQVLPSSRRLYWASRLLRPFGRVARAVGLRSETQADNRRAARYQHETLTDGLWRYGIVSAKR; via the coding sequence ATGGGGACGAGCCACAGGGGGGTGACGCGGATCGAGGAGTACTACACGGAGAGCCGGTTCGACTACAGGTTGCTCTGGGCGCTGGAGGACAGCCACGGGCTCCACGCGGGGTATCACGACGGGAGCGACCGGTCACACGCCGAGGCGGTCGAGCACATGAATCGGGAACTGGCCGAGCGGGCGGGGATCGGGCCGGACGATCACGTCCTCGACTGCGGCTGTGGCGTCGGCGGGAGCAGCGTCTGGCTGGCGGCCGAGCGGGGCGCGACGGTCACGGGCGTCGACCTCGTCCCCCTCCAGCTCCGGGCGGCCCGGAACCTGGCCGCCGAGCAGGGGGTCGAAGACCGCGCCACGTTCGCGCGGGCCGACTTCACGGACATGCCAGTGCCCGACGACTCGGTCGACGTGGTCTGGGGGATCGAGGCGATCTGTCACGCCGAGGACAAAGCCGAGTTCGTCGCGGAGGCCGCGCGCGTCCTCCGTCCGGGCGGGCGGCTGATCGTCGCCGACGGGTTCCGCGCGGTCGAGTCGATGACGCCCGACGAGCGCGAGTCGATGCGCGCCTGGCTCGACGGCTGGGCGGTACCGAATCTGGCGACTCTCGACGGGTTCGGTGCGGAACTCGCCGATGCCGGATTCACGGCCGTCGAGACCGCCGACGAGACCGAGCAGGTGTTACCGTCCTCGCGGCGACTCTACTGGGCCAGCCGCCTCCTCCGGCCGTTCGGCCGCGTCGCGCGGGCGGTCGGCCTGCGCAGCGAGACCCAGGCGGACAATCGCCGTGCTGCGCGCTACCAGCACGAGACGCTCACGGACGGACTGTGGCGGTACGGTATCGTCTCTGCGAAACGATAG
- a CDS encoding UbiA family prenyltransferase encodes MTHDTLTTGRVRMAVSRAITVAVHSNVLIAVAAASVAVTASLLCDYPIAPLPVGIVFAATLFVYGCNRLTDLAEDERNLPGRAAFTRRYGRPLAAVGTVLYLGTVGLAFARDLPGASFLWLPAAVAGLYSLGRLKRIFLVKNLLVGVSWGIVPLGVGVYFGTIRPPLVAFAGYVAVMLTTAAVVFDVKDVAGDRREGIRTVPVLFGPATTRRVAQLTNLGAAGAVVALVWSGLLPARFLVLLAFNAYVGCYVPLATPDRGPLFYGFVIDGEHVFLAALVVVLDAVGWLG; translated from the coding sequence ATGACGCACGACACCCTCACCACCGGTCGGGTGCGGATGGCGGTCAGCCGCGCCATTACCGTCGCGGTCCACAGCAACGTCCTCATCGCGGTCGCGGCCGCGAGCGTCGCCGTGACCGCCAGCCTGCTCTGTGACTACCCCATCGCACCCCTGCCGGTCGGCATCGTCTTCGCGGCGACGCTGTTCGTCTACGGCTGCAACCGGCTCACCGACCTCGCGGAGGACGAGCGAAACCTCCCGGGCCGGGCGGCGTTCACCCGCCGGTACGGTCGCCCGCTGGCCGCCGTCGGCACAGTCCTGTATCTCGGGACCGTCGGGCTGGCGTTCGCCCGCGACCTGCCGGGCGCGTCCTTCCTCTGGCTCCCGGCAGCGGTCGCGGGGCTGTACTCGCTGGGCCGGCTGAAGCGGATCTTCCTCGTGAAGAACCTGCTCGTCGGCGTCTCGTGGGGGATCGTCCCGCTGGGCGTCGGCGTCTACTTCGGGACGATACGGCCCCCGCTCGTCGCCTTCGCGGGCTACGTGGCGGTCATGCTGACGACCGCCGCGGTCGTCTTCGACGTCAAGGACGTCGCGGGCGACCGGCGCGAGGGGATTCGGACCGTTCCAGTCCTGTTCGGCCCGGCGACGACCCGACGGGTCGCCCAGCTGACGAACCTCGGGGCCGCGGGGGCGGTCGTCGCCCTGGTCTGGTCCGGTCTGCTCCCGGCCCGGTTCCTCGTCCTCCTCGCGTTCAACGCCTACGTCGGCTGTTACGTGCCGCTGGCGACGCCCGACCGCGGGCCGCTGTTCTACGGATTCGTGATCGACGGCGAGCACGTCTTCCTCGCCGCACTCGTGGTCGTACTGGACGCCGTCGGGTGGCTCGGTTAG